DNA from Metabacillus flavus:
CCTATAACTTGGATGAAGCTGCGAAAATGACGAACTATCTTAAGCGGGTAAAGATATGCCTGGTGCAGGTCTCCAATAAGAGCTTTGAGAAATCCCCATCTATCTATAATACTATAATGATAGAATGGTAACAAAAGAATGAAGCGAGCTGATGGAATGAAAAAGAAGGTTGTGTTAGCCGGCGGAACGGGGTTTATCGGTCATTACCTGAACGGCCAGTTTGCAGGAGCGGGTTATGATGTGAAGGTCATTTCGAGAGGTTCAAAGAGCCATTCATGGGACCGGTTTGATTCAGTTGTTGAAGCAATTGAGGGCTCAGATATGCTGATCAATCTCGCAGGGAAATCCGTTAATTGCCGCTACAATGAGAAGAATAAAGCCGAGATTTTCAGCTCGAGGACGGATACAACCGAAATGCTGGGAAAAGCGGTTCTGAAATGTGTAAATCCGCCATCTCTTTGGATCAACTCGAGTACAGCGACCATTTACCGCCATGCGGAGGACCGGCCGATGACAGAGGAGAACGGGGAGATTGGATCTGGTTTTTCTGTAGAGGTAGCCAAGGCTTGGGAAAAATCGTTCTTCAGTTTTGACTTGCCGAATACACGCCAGGCAGCGTTAAGGATTGCCATTGTTCTCGGGGACGGAGGCGTCATGACCCCATACAAAAACCTCGCCAAATTCGGACTCGGCGGTGTGCAGGGATCGGGGAAGCAGATGTTCAGCTGGATTCACGTTGAGGATGTTTACCGAATCATTCAATTTATCCGTGAGAACGAACACTTAAGCGGCGTATTCAATACGGCTGCGCCTAAGCCTATTTCCAATAAAGAATTTATGAGCGAGGTTCGGAAAGCGATGAACATCAAGTTCGGACTGCCCTCTCCGAAATGGATGCTGGGGATGGGTGCCGTGTTCATTCGGACGGAAACCGAGCTCGTTCTAAAAAGCAGATGGGTGATTCCGGAGCGGCTGGAGAGGGAAGGGTTTACGTTTAAGTATCCGGATATGGAGTCGGCGCTTGGTGAGATTTTGGGAGAGGGAGCGAGGTAGGTGCCAGTCCCGCTATCCTTCACCGCATCAGGGGACAGAGACTGCAGTCTTCGAGCCCTTACGCAGCAAGGGTTTGAAAGGATGGTACCGGAGCTTTATTGCGGTAAAATCTGAGGGGACTGGCACGGTGCCAGTCCCCCTATTCTTCACCGCAACAGGGGACAGAGACCGCAGTCCGCGAGCCCTAGCGCTCCAAGGTTTTGAAAAGGTGGTGCCAGAGCTTCACTTCGGTAAAATTTGAGGGGACTGACCCCTGCTACTGCCACTCCGTTCGAGTGGACCCCTGCTCACGCCACTCCGTTTGAGGGGACTGACCCCTCAGAATAAACTCAAGCATTCTCCAAAACCCATACCTCTTCATCCCCATACATAACCCCTGTCGCCTGAAACCCCATTTTTCCATAGAGCTTCCTTGCTCCTTCGTTGTCCATCCTTACGGTTAAACGGATTTCCCGACAGTTCGGATTGTGCTCCTTTATCCAGCGGATCATTTCAGCGAGGGCGTCCCGGCCATAACCTTTTCCCTGATGCTCGCTATCAATCAAAAAGCCGTTGATCCAATACATATTGGCCGTCGCCTCATCACGTGCATGCATGATAAAGCCTACCATTTTAGCGGCATGATAGATTCCGAATGGGAGATATTCAATGCTGTCCCCATCCGGCTTTATGCCGATTTTTGCAAGAGATACGGCCGGTGAAGGGACTAAATGGATTTGAGCCGATTTAAGCTTGAGTTCCAACGCATCCTCCCAGTTATCTCTCGTAACCGGTTTTAAATGAATGGTCATAGAAACCTCCTGTTAAGTAAAGGCATACCTGAATAATCCGTAGTATAGCGGCCCGAGAAAAACAATAAAACTCCCGGCAATGACTATCGGCCGGGCCGATTTTGGAATTTCTTCGTAGAGGGGTTCTCCATTTACATCCTTCAATTTGATGCTGAAAATAATATCCCACAGCAAACCCCCGAAAAAAGCGAATTTCCAAAAAAGCGGACTTAAGAAGCTGGAGTTTGTCACATACCCCATCAATCCGATCCAGGTGATGATGGAGATGACGAAATCCACGCGCATCAGGTTTGTCTTGTACCCTCCTTTAAGCAAAAAGCCAATCGCTGCCGTTCCCAAAATTCCTAAGTAGATGACCCATAAAGTATGTATCACTTGATGTACCTGCTTTCTATAGTATGACTCCATTATAGTTGAGAGGGGTAAGAGATTAATAGACCTCCGAATTATTCCGTTCTTTCAATCCATGTTTTCACGATTTCCTCCAGATGTCCTCTCTTATTCATTACATCTTCCATATCTGTAAAGACTGCGATGGCTCTGTCAGGCGCAGCCCATTCGAGCAATCCAGTCTCATCAGGAAAAAGCGGCTCCTTGCCGGTACCCTCTCTTACTTTCGCTCCACGATGAAAAATCAGCCGGAAGGAGTCTTTGCCCCGCAGGTTAAAGGTAATCCGATCCTCTCCGTTTATGCAGAAGCTCGGTGCATTCCATTTAATGTGTTCGGTCAGCCGGCCGCAGGCAGCAAGAATGATGGAGCGGACCTCTTCAATTTCCTTCTTTAATGGATGCTCAAGACTAATCATAAATTCTGCAGCTTGTTCAGAACCGTTGTGTTTGAGCTGT
Protein-coding regions in this window:
- a CDS encoding TIGR01777 family oxidoreductase; this translates as MKKKVVLAGGTGFIGHYLNGQFAGAGYDVKVISRGSKSHSWDRFDSVVEAIEGSDMLINLAGKSVNCRYNEKNKAEIFSSRTDTTEMLGKAVLKCVNPPSLWINSSTATIYRHAEDRPMTEENGEIGSGFSVEVAKAWEKSFFSFDLPNTRQAALRIAIVLGDGGVMTPYKNLAKFGLGGVQGSGKQMFSWIHVEDVYRIIQFIRENEHLSGVFNTAAPKPISNKEFMSEVRKAMNIKFGLPSPKWMLGMGAVFIRTETELVLKSRWVIPERLEREGFTFKYPDMESALGEILGEGAR
- a CDS encoding GNAT family N-acetyltransferase, producing the protein MTIHLKPVTRDNWEDALELKLKSAQIHLVPSPAVSLAKIGIKPDGDSIEYLPFGIYHAAKMVGFIMHARDEATANMYWINGFLIDSEHQGKGYGRDALAEMIRWIKEHNPNCREIRLTVRMDNEGARKLYGKMGFQATGVMYGDEEVWVLENA
- a CDS encoding DUF1801 domain-containing protein; amino-acid sequence: MPKKQLKHNGSEQAAEFMISLEHPLKKEIEEVRSIILAACGRLTEHIKWNAPSFCINGEDRITFNLRGKDSFRLIFHRGAKVREGTGKEPLFPDETGLLEWAAPDRAIAVFTDMEDVMNKRGHLEEIVKTWIERTE